The Acidobacteriota bacterium genomic interval TGGGCTCGAGCCACTCACCGGCGTCCCTGCCCGGCTCGCTCCCGTCGAGCGTGTAGCGAATCACCATGCCGGCAGGTGGCGCGGCGGCCGTGAGTATGCCGTCAGCGCGCAGCGATATCGCCGGAGCCTCGGCGTGAACGGGCGTGGCCACCTGTGCCCACGCCGCGAGCGGGACACACATCAGGGCTCCTGTGAGAGCCAGTCGTCGAAGCATCATGTCAGTGCGTCCCTCCGTCTCGACACCTTGTCGACCGCCGCCAAGCATAGACCGCGTCGTGACCTTCGACACGCATCACTGACTGCCGGACAAAGTCCGGCAGCTACACCACTTGTCCCGTAGGGGTCGGGCTTGCCCGACCCGTCGCGCATCGCGGCGGTGGCGTCGACACGCGAATTCTGATACGAGTGCGTGACCAATCATCGTTGAGTCGCGGAGGCCGAGAGTGAAGACGGCATACCTTGTCGCGTTGGTGCTCCTGTCGATCGGGTTCGCGCTGTTGGCAGGCGCCGGTTACATGCGCTACCAACGCGGCAGGTTCGAGGCGAGCGCCGCGCGCGCGTCGGGTCGCGTGCTGGAGATCGTCGTCACCGAGTCGGGCAGCGAGCGATGCCTCGCGCCGCGCGTGCGCTTCGACGTGCAGGGAACCGCGCACGAGTTCGTGCCGTCCGTCCGCGCCTGTCCCAACGATGGCGGCCCAGACGTGCGCTGGTCGGTAGGCGACGAGGTGACGGTGCTCTACGAGCCCGCGAATCCGTCGCGGGCAGACATGGGAGGCGGCATGAACAGCTGGCTGCCGACCATCGTGCTCGGCATCTTCGGCGTCGTGTTCGTTGCATGTGGTGCCTTCTCCGTTCACATCGGGCGGGATTCGTGAACGACGCAGACACCGGGCGTCCGACCCGCGACGCGCGTGGATGCGATGGTGCGCAAGAGCGCTGGGCGCTACGATGGCCGCCCGTGGCGCTTGTCTCGCAGCCAGCGGCCGACGGGGGGCTCTTCGCGCTCGTGGAGCTCGTCGAGCCTGTCGGCGTGCGCACGCAGC includes:
- a CDS encoding DUF3592 domain-containing protein — encoded protein: MKTAYLVALVLLSIGFALLAGAGYMRYQRGRFEASAARASGRVLEIVVTESGSERCLAPRVRFDVQGTAHEFVPSVRACPNDGGPDVRWSVGDEVTVLYEPANPSRADMGGGMNSWLPTIVLGIFGVVFVACGAFSVHIGRDS